CTAAGCCCGATGCCTTTCCACATGCGTGCTATTTCGGCTTCGTTTGCAAGGCATTGTTCAAGATCGGCGCGTATTTTTTGCTCGTCCATTTGCTGGCCAATAAATACAAGCTCATTTATTCTGTCGCCAAAATTTGTATCCCAGCGGCTTTCAATCTGCTCTTTATTATTTACAAATGAAGCAAAGCCGATACGTTCACCGAAAGGCATACTCGCCCACCACACGCCCGCACTGTCGGCCCGCAGCGAGCCTCCGGCCTGGCTCCACGACATTGCCTGCTGCGGACGAGAAGCCAGCCAGAACAAACCTTTGCTGCGCACTATATTGTCGGGAAATTGAGCATTCACATAATTCCAGAACCGGTCGGGATGAAACGGCCGGCGTTCCCGATACACAAAGGAACCGATACCGTATTCATCCGTCTCCGGGGTATGATGGTCTTTTTTCAATTCTTCAATCCAGCCCGCCTGCTTTTCCGCTTCTTCATAATTAAACAAACCTGTATTAATTATTGAACCCAATGGCACTTTCCCAAATTCCGACCGTATAAAACGCGCACCGGCATTGAGTTTGCGCAACATTCGCTCAAGCAGATCAACCGATTCTTTCTCTATCAAATCGGTTTTATTCAGCACAATCACATTCGCAAACTCAATCTGATCGGTCAGCAAATTCACAATGGTGCGGTAATCGCCATCCATATCGGTAAGTGCACGGTCGGCCAGCGTTTCCGCACTTCCGAAATCGCGGAAAAAATTATAACAGTCAACCACGGTTACCATGCAATCAATGTAACTGAAGCGGCTCAGATCAATATTCTTTTCCTCGTCGGCAAATGAAAAAGTCTGAGCCACAGGCACGGGTTCCGAAATACCCGTACTTTCAATAAGCAGATAATCAAACCTGTTTTCTCTGGCCAGCTTTTCCACTTCAGTCATAAGGTCTTCACGCAGTGTGCAGCAAATACATCCGTTGCTCATTTCCACCAGTTTTTCTTCCGTGCGCGATAAACTGGTTTCCCGCTCCACAAGCTGCGCATCAATATTCACCTCGCTCATATCATTCACAATCACAGCCACCTTTAAACCTTCTCGGTTATTTAGCACATAATTGAGTAAGGTTGTTTTCCCGGCTCCCAAAAAGCCGCTGAGCACTGTTACCGGAAGTTTTGTTTGTATCATAAGCTCTTTTTTGTTTAAGAGATTCGATTGTAAGCGATTGTATGTATCAACAATCTTGTTAACTTGCATTAAACACCAAAACGCAACAATGTTGCAAATATAAGTCGATTACTTAATTTTGCAACTTAACTGCATTAAGACATGTTAAAAAAACGCGAAACATCGGGAAAACGGCAGGTAATGCAAATTCTTGAGAACAGCCAAACGGCGTTAAGTCAGGATATGCTGGAAAAAAATCCTGCCCTGAACATAGATCGCGTTACCATTTACCGCATTCTCCGGAGTTTTGAGGAAGACGGCAAGGTGCACCGGATTATGGGTAATGATGGGAAAGCCTATTATGCCTGTTGCCGCAATTGCAGCGAAAGCCACGCCCATCATTTGCACTATCATTTACACTTCCAGTGTAATTCGTGCAATAAAGTAGAGTGTCTTCAAACGGAAATGACAATTCCTTTGCCTGAAAACTATCAGGTAATTGATGCCAATATTGTACTTAGTGGTATTTGTGCCGGCTGTCGCTTAGCGGGCTGAACAACCTCTTACTCCTGCTCTTCTTCTCTGAAAAATGCGAGGC
This DNA window, taken from Bacteroidota bacterium, encodes the following:
- a CDS encoding transcriptional repressor, translating into MLKKRETSGKRQVMQILENSQTALSQDMLEKNPALNIDRVTIYRILRSFEEDGKVHRIMGNDGKAYYACCRNCSESHAHHLHYHLHFQCNSCNKVECLQTEMTIPLPENYQVIDANIVLSGICAGCRLAG
- a CDS encoding GTP-binding protein, with the protein product MIQTKLPVTVLSGFLGAGKTTLLNYVLNNREGLKVAVIVNDMSEVNIDAQLVERETSLSRTEEKLVEMSNGCICCTLREDLMTEVEKLARENRFDYLLIESTGISEPVPVAQTFSFADEEKNIDLSRFSYIDCMVTVVDCYNFFRDFGSAETLADRALTDMDGDYRTIVNLLTDQIEFANVIVLNKTDLIEKESVDLLERMLRKLNAGARFIRSEFGKVPLGSIINTGLFNYEEAEKQAGWIEELKKDHHTPETDEYGIGSFVYRERRPFHPDRFWNYVNAQFPDNIVRSKGLFWLASRPQQAMSWSQAGGSLRADSAGVWWASMPFGERIGFASFVNNKEQIESRWDTNFGDRINELVFIGQQMDEQKIRADLEQCLANEAEIARMWKGIGLSDDWPVPVAQPVSEVQ